One stretch of Punica granatum isolate Tunisia-2019 chromosome 5, ASM765513v2, whole genome shotgun sequence DNA includes these proteins:
- the LOC116207462 gene encoding uncharacterized protein LOC116207462 yields MMAPPEGADLPESSLPWLWVIEYLASSERANAKLLYGIIESAPLSRDELGKNVRELVALACLEQLCGPEKEKETMCCDPSNSDSGSGSIFELSWSCEDVLEDILEEGSFSDLRMTGKEQLKAQVCRFVMHKRNSMPKPALEQLRDTILEGMHPDAASLKLMSGLACSSDSHRVLGGNVEHGDGRRDNDSCMGPNNTGNLDGRINDVGDQREVLPSDANEPVHCPGCSLQIDGEDSPEDDFEDADGTDDDESNISNHTISLRRRTIWRVGTSPVVSCRRQKKAPWTEEEVKILKECVEKFRNADDKTITWKQILEFGAGVFMHDRTARDLKNKWTNISGRYRKFK; encoded by the exons ATGATGGCTCCCCCGGAAGGCGCAGACCTGCCCGAATCGAGCCTTCCATGGCTGTGGGTAATCGAGTACCTTGCAAGCTCCGAGCGGGCGAATGCGAAGCTCTTATACG GCATAATCGAATCGGCACCGCTGTCACGCGATGAGCTGGGAAAGAATGTGCGGGAGTTGGTTGCATTGGCGTGTTTGGAGCAGTTGTGCGGCCcggagaaagaaaaggaaactaTGTGTTGTGATCCTTCGAACTCAGACTCGGGCTCGGGCTCCATATTTGAGCTGTCCTGGAGCTGCGAAGATGTTCTAGAGGACATACTGGAGGAG GGATCTTTCTCCGATCTTAGAATGACTGGCAAAGAACAATTGAAGGCACAAGTTTGCCGATTCGTTATGCATAAGAGGAATTCCATGCCTAAACCTGCTCTAGAACAG CTAAGAGATACAATACTTGAAGGGATGCATCCGGACGCTGCTTCCTTGAAGCTAATGAGCGGATTGGCGTGTTCATCTGATAGTCATAGAGTTTTAGGTGGCAATGTTGAGCATGGTgatggaagaagagataatGACTCGTGTATGGGACCAAATAATACCGGAAATTTGGATGGGAGAATCAATGATGTGGGAGATCAACGAGAAGTGTTGCCTAGTGATGCTAATGAACCGGTGCACTGTCCTGGTTGTTCTCTTCAAATTGATGGAGAGGACAGCCCCGAGGATGATTTTGAAGATGCGGATGGAACTGATGATGATGAGTCTAACATCTCTAATCATACGATTAGTCTAAGAAGGCGGACAATATGGCG GGTTGGTACAAGCCCTGTAGTCTCTTGCCGGAGGCAAAAGAAAGCACCATGGACGGAGGAAGAAGTAAAGATACTAAAG GAATGTGTGGAGAAATTTCGGAATGCTGATGATAAGACTATCACGTGGAAGCAAATACTGGAGTTCGGTGCTGGTGTGTTTATGCATGACCGAACTGCTCGGGATCTCAAGAACAAATGGACAAACATCTCCGGGAGGTACCGAAAATTCAAATGA
- the LOC116209181 gene encoding guanine nucleotide-binding protein subunit gamma 2-like — protein MRAGSPRPADAGTPVHSIRALSDTRGKHRIQAELKRLEQEARFLEEELEQLEKIEEASVACTETCQNVEKQPDPLLPETSGPINPAWDRWFEGPQESRGCRCWLFCWRGC, from the exons ATGCGAGCTGGGAGCCCCCGACCCGCCGACGCCGGGACCCCGGTCCACTCCATCCGAGCGTTGTCGGACACCAGAGGGAAGCACCGGATACAAGCCGAGCTCAAGCGCCTCGAGCAAGAAGCTCGATTCTTGGAG GAAGAACTTGAACAGCTTGAAAAGATCGAGGAGGCCTCAGTGGCATGCACAGA AACATGTCAAAATGTCGAAAAGCAGCCCGATCCTCTACTACCAGA GACAAGTGGTCCAATAAATCCCGCATGGGACCGGTGGTTCGAGGGTCCACAGGAGTCAAGAGGCTGCAGGTGCTGGCTATTCTGTTGGAGAGGTTGCTGA